DNA from Triticum aestivum cultivar Chinese Spring chromosome 7D, IWGSC CS RefSeq v2.1, whole genome shotgun sequence:
agagaagggacaatgctactatccttttaccacacttgtgcttcaaagtagcaccatgatcttcatgatagagagtctcctatgatatcactttcatatactagtgggaatttttcattatagaacttggcttgtatatttccaatgatgggcttcctcaaaatgccctaggtcttcgtgagcaagcgagttggatgcacacccacttagttccttttgttgagctttcatatacttatagctctagtgcatccgttgcatggcaatccctactcactcacattgatatctattaatgggcatctccatagcccgttgatatgcctagttgatgtgagactatcttctcccttttttgtcttctccacaaccaccattctattctacatatagtgctatgtccatggctcacgctcatgtattgcgtgaagattgaaaaagtttgagaacactaaaagtatgaaacaattgcttggcttgtcatcggggttgtgcatgatttaaatattttgtgtggtgaagatagagcatagccagactatatgattttgtagggataactttctttggccatgttattttgagaagacataattgcttagttagtatgcttgaagtattattatttttatgtcaatattgaacttttgtcttgaatctttcggatctgaatattcatacaataattaagaagaattacattgaaatcatgtcaagtagcattccacatcaaaaattctgtttttatcatttacctactcgaggacgagcaggaattaagcttggggatgcttgatacgtctccaacgtatctataattttttattgctccatgctatattatattctgttttagacattattgggctttattatacacttttatattatttttgggactaacctattaaccggaggcccagcccagaattattgttttttgcctatttcagagtttcgcggaaaaagaatatcaaacggagtccaaacggaatgaaaccttcgggaacgtgattttcggaacgaacgtgatccagaggacttggaccctacgtcaagacatcaaccaggagggcacgaggtagcgggcgcgcctacccctgggcgcgccctccaccctcgtgggccccctgttgctccaccgacgtacttcttcctcctatatatacctacgtacccccaaactaccagatacggagccaaaaacctaattccaccgccgcaacctttcagtacccatgagatcccatcttggggcctgttctggagctccgccggagggggcatcgatcacggagggcttctacatcaacaccatagcctctccgatgatgtgtgagtagtttacctcagaccttcgggtccatagttattagctagatggcttcttctctctttttggatctcaatacaatgttctccccctctctcgtggagatcaattcaatgtaatcttcttttgcggtgtgtttgttgagaccgatgaattgtgggttgatgatcaagtttatctatgaacaatatttgaatcttctctgaattcttttatgtatgattggttatatttgcaagtctcttcgaattatcagtttggtttggcccactagattgatctttattgcaatgggagaagtgcttagctttgggttcaatcttgcgctgtcctttcccagtgacagtaggggcagcaaggcacgtattgtattgttgccatcgaggataacaaaatggggtttatatcatattgcatgagtttatccctctacatcatgtcatcttacgtaaagcattactctgttcttatgaacttaatactctagatgcatgctggatagcggtcaatgtgtggagtaatagtagtagatgcaggcaggagtcggtctacttgtctcggacgtgatgcctatatacatgatcatacctagatattctcataactatgctcaattctgtcaattgctcaacagtaatttgttcacccaccgtaatactcatgctctcgagagaagccactagtgaaacctatggcccccgggtctattttccatcatattaatctcccgacaacaagctatttctggcgccgtctttattttgctttctttactttgcatctttatcataaaaataccaaaaatattatcttatcatatctattagatctcactctcgtaagtgacagtgaagggattgacaacccctttattgtgttggttgcgaggatttatttgtttgtgtaggtgcgagggactcgtgcgtggcctcctactggattgataccttggttctcaaaaactgagggaaatacttacgctactttgctgcatcaccctttcctcttcaagggaaaaccaacgcagtgctcaagaggtagcaggatccatgtatgagaacaaagtgtggactttggttgacttgcccgatgatcggcaagccatagaaaataaatggatcttcaagaggaagacggacgctgatagtagtgttactatctacaaagctagaattgtcacaaaaaggttttcgacaagttcaaggtgttgactacgatgagagtttctcactcgtatctatgcttaagtctgtgcgaatcatgttagcaattgccgcattttatgaaatctggcaaatggataaacaaaactgcactccttaaagaagagttgtatatgatgcaaccagaaggttttgtcaatcctaaaggtgctaacaaaatatgcaagctccagcgatccatctatggactggtgcaagcatctcggagttggaatatacgctttgataagttgatcaaagcatatagttttatacagacttgcggtgaagcctgtgtttacaaaaaagtgagtgggagcactacagtatttctgataagtatatgtgaatgccatattgttgatcgaaaataatgtagaattattctgcaaagcataaaggagtgtttgaaaggagtttttcaaagaaagacctcgatgaagctgcttacatattgagcataaagatctgtagagatagatcaagacgcttgataagttttttcaatgagtacatagcttgacaaaattttgaagtagttcaaaatggaacagtcaaagaaagagcttttgcctgtgttacaaggtgtgaaattgagtaagactcaaagcccgaccacggcagaagatagaaagagaatgaaagtcattccctgtgccttagccataggttctataaagtatgctatactgtgtaccagacctattgtgtacctcaccaagagtttggcaagagggtacaatagtgatctaggagtatatcactggacagcggtcaaaattatccttagtgaataaggatatgtttctcgattatggaggtgacaaaaggttcgtcgtaaatggttacgtctatgcaagctttgacaccgatctggatgactctaagtctcgatctagatacatattgaaagtgggagctattagctaaagtagctccgtgcagagcattgtaaacatagaaatttgcaaaatacttacggatctgaatgtgacaaacacgttgactaaaattatctcacaagcaaaacatgatcacaccttagtactctttgggtgttaatcacatagcgatgtgaactagattactgactctagtaaatcttttgggtgttggtcacatatggatgtgaactatgagtgttaaccacataaagatgtgaactatagatgttaaatcacatggcgatgtgaactagattattgactctagtgcaagtgggagactgaaggaaatatgccctagaggcaataataaagttattatttatttccttatatcatgataaatgtttattattcatgctagaattgtcttaaccggaaacataatacatgtgtgaatacatagacaaacagagtgtcactagtatgcttctacttgactagctcgttgatcaaagatggttatgtttcctagctatagacatgagttgtcttctgattaacgggatcacatcattaggagaatgatgtgattgacttgacccattccgttagcttagcacttgatcgtttagtatgttgctattgctttcttcatgacttatacatgttcctatgactatgagattatgcaactcccgtttaccggaggaacactttgtgtgctaccaaacatcacaacgtaactgggtgattataaaggtgctctacaggtgtctccgaaggtacttgttcggttggcgtatttcgagattaggatttgtcactccgattgtcggagaggtatctctgggcccactcggtaatgcacatcaccataagccttgcaagcattgtaactaatacgttatttgcgggatgatgtattacggaacgagtaaagagacttaccggtaatgagattgaactaggtattgagataccgatgatcgaatctcgggcaagtaacataccgatgacaaagggaacaacgtatgttgttatgtggtctaacggataaagatcttcgtagaatatgtaggagccaataagggcatccaggttccgctattggttattgaccagagaggtgtctcggtcatgtctacatagttctcgaacccgtagggtccgcacgcttaacgttcgttgatgatatagtatttatgagttatctatgttggtaaccgaatgttgttcggagtttcggataagatcacggacatgacgaggaactccggaatggtccggagataaagattgatatatgggataatagtgtttggactccggaagggttccggaattcatcggaaggggttccggatgtttcccgaaatgtttgggcacgaggacactttatctgggccaaaggggaaagcccacgaggtttttgaaaagcgcaaaaggaagttttgcggagtccaggggccagacagcagggtccctggcgtctaggtccagacgccgggaaccctggcgtctggccctggagtccgagaaggactcttgcctttcgggtgaaaccgactttgtggaggcttttactccaagtttcgaccccaaggctcaacatataaatagaggggtagggctagcacccaagacacatcaagaaacaccaagccgtgtgccggcaaccctgtcccctcaagtttatcctccgtcatagtttctgtagtgcttggtgaagccctgcggaaattgttcttcaccaacaccgtcaccacgccgtcgtgctgccggaactcatctactacttcgcccgtcttgctggatcaagaaggcgaggacgtcaccgagccgaacgtgtgcagaactcggaggtgtcgtgctttcggtacttggatcggtcggcgtgaagacgtacgactacatcaaccgcgttgatataacgcttccgcttacggtctatgagagTACGTAgacaactctctcccctctcgttaatatgcatcaccatgatcctgcatgtgcgtaggaatttttttaaaattactacgttccccaacaagttgtCATAATTTTGCTTAAAACTTAATGGTTCAATAAGTATTTTTTGAAACAGCCAACCAAATTTGTGAtagcatttaagcaaattaaaaaaGCGATAGTTTTTTTGCAGACATAGCTTGCAATGTGGTAGTGTTTTGCTATATACTGGAGCCGGAGCTTGCTCACGCGGCACACCACACCACGAGCTGCATGCACAGAAAAGAAGTGAGTGAGCCAATTCACAAATTCAGTCGACTGGCTGGTACTGGTAGTCAGTCCCAATTTTTAGAGGAACTGCAGCCAAGAAGATTGCTCGAAAAAAATGGCGCGAAATGGGGGATGCTAAGGCCAACGAAACGATTTTGGCCTTGAAGAGTGTTTACATACAGCGGCTAGAAAGACTTGATTTGACAACCTCAGCCTCATCGGCGCATGCGGAGACCTTGGTCTATTCTTGGCCGGGAGCAATAGGCCGCCATTGATTACGCCACAGTTCTCTCTCTCGCCACCACGCTCCCTCCCACACGCTCCCGAATTCTCTCCCCACACCACCCGCGAACGCACACACGCGCGCGACCCTGAGTCTTCTCCGTTTCCGGGGTTGCGCGCGCTGCGTCTCCCTTCCCTGCGCTGCGTTCCTCTCGACGACGACAACGTGTGCTGGCCGGCCAGCCAACGCTTCCCGCGCGCCCGACAAGCACCGGGTTGCAGCTTCGTGGCTGCGACCTCGCCGCATCCGCCCACCGTCGTCAACCGGTGGCGCCGGCGGGCTGGCTCCCCGGCACCGCCCCGGACATGGCCGGAGCGCCACCCCTCCCCGCGCGCCTCTTGTGGATCGCTGTCTGCGTCCTCCTGCTCCCGACCGCCGCCCACGCCGCGCGCCAGCTAGCTGACAGCTCCCcgtcgcccgacgccgccgccgacgcgcTCCTCAAGCTGAAGAGCGGCATTAAGGACGACGCCGGCGTGCTGCGCAACTGGTCGCCGGGCACACGCCCCTGCGCCGGCGCCGGCTCCAGCTGGGCGGGCGTCATATGCCACAAGGGCGAAGTGACGGGCCTGCAGCTGGAGAACATGGCTTTGTCCGGCACGATCGACCTGCGCCCGCTCAAGGGCCTCCGCGGCCTCCGCTCGGTTAGCTTCATGGACAATCAGTTCACCGGCCCCATGCCCGACGTGAACGAGCTCCCCGGGCTTCGCGCCATCTTCCTCTCCGGGAACAAGTTCTCCGGCGAGATCCCTGCCGACGCGTTCGACGGGATGAGCTCGCTCAAGAAGGTGGCCCTGTCCAAGAACAATTTCTCCGGCCCAATCCCAGCCTCGCTCGCCGGCGTTCCCAGGCTCATGGACCTGCTGCTGGATGATAACAAGTTCCAGGGCAAAATCCCTGACCTCCCGCAGAAGGAATTAAAGGTCGTCAATGTCGCTAACAATGAGCTGGAGGGGGAGATTCCGGCGAGCCTCAAATCCATGGGCGCCGCCATGTTTGCCGGTGAGCAAAATACGTATGCACATTACCGGACGGCCTAGTTGGTTGGTGCTGCAACGTCGCCAACGACGGCGCATGTATGTCTGGCCCTGACATTGTCCTTCGGTGCAGGCAATAAGAAGCTTTGCAGTGGATTACTTGACCAGAAATGCGCGGCCCCGCCGACGTCACTGACTCCGGCGCCGGCTAAAACGGAAACGCCTCCGTCGTCTCCGCCGCCAGCGCCTGCTAAAACGGAAACGCCTCCGTCGTCTGACAAAGGCGGAGCCCAGCCATCGACACCGGCAGTCCCGGCGGCACACAAGACGACGGGCCCGCCGGCAGACAAGGCCACACAAGATGCTGCTCCTAAGGAGCCCACCGAGGGCTCTATGTCCTACGGCTTCCTGGTGGCAATCCTCGGCGTGCTGGCCCTCTTGGGCTTCGCGCTCTTGGCGCTTCAGAGGCGGCGGCGAGAGTACGACACCGAGAATTTCGGCCCGTCAATCTCGAAGAAGCCCTCGATGAGGAAGATCAACGCAGAGCCAACGAAGGGCGACTCGGGGCGCATGGCCGCATCGGCAGGCTCCCCTACCGCCGCAACTGCTTCGGCAGCCGGAGGTGGCACGCGTAAGGCGGGGGAGCAGGGGCGGCTGACGTTCGTGCGCGAGGACCGGGGCAGGTTATTCGAGCTGCAGGACCTGCTCAAGGCGACGGCGGAGGTGCTGGGCGGCAACGCCGGCTCCAACCTCGGCCTGTGCTACCGCGCGACCCTGACCGGCGGGCAGTCCATCGTGGTGAAGCGGTTCAAGGAGATGAACCGCGTGGGCAGGGAGGAGTTCGAGGAGCACATGCGGCGGCTGGGGCGGCTCTCCCACCCCAACCTCCTCCCGCTCGTCGCCTACTACTACCGCAAGGAGGAGAAGCTCCTGATGCACGACTACGTCCAGAACAAGAGCCTCGCCCACCTCCTCCACGGCGAGGGGCGCGGGGTGAAGAAGGCGGTGGTGCACTGGGCGGCGCGGCTCAAGATCATCAAGGGCGTGGCGAGCGCGCTGAGCTACATGTACGACGAGCTGCCGATGCTGACGGTGCCGCACGGCCACCTCAAGTCCTCCAACATCCTGCTGGACGAGCGCTTCGAGCCGCTGATGACCGACTACGCGCTGGTGCCGGTGATGAACCAGTCCCACGCCGCGCAGCTCATGGTGGCCTTCAAGTCGCCCGAGCGGAAGCAGTTCGGCAAGTCGTCCAAGAAGAGCGACGTCTGGTGCCTCGGGCTCCTCATCCTCGAGATCCTCACGGGGCGGCCGCCGTCGTACGACCTGAAGGCGTCGGCGGCGCCGGAGCAGGAGCAGCAGAACCCGAACGACCTCGCCGGCCTCGTGGCGTCGACGCCGGAGGAGAACTGGCTGCGGAAGGTGGTGGACCCGGACCTCAGGTTCGACGACGaggcggacaaggcggaggcggtgAAGCTGATCAAGATCGGCTTGGCGTGCTGCGACGGCAACGCGGAGAGCCGGTCGGAGCTCAAGGACGCGGTGAAGGGGATCGAGGAGCTCAAGGCCAAAGGACGCGGCGACAGGGAGGACAACTCCTTCTACTCGTCGATAAGCGACGGCACCGAGCGCGACGAGGACTTCACCAACGTCGCCATCCACTGATCGGTCGTCCATGGATCCATGCATGCTCACACATCAACACACGTCCGTCTAACGGCCCAACTAAGCACCTCCGTACATGGAGCCAACACTAAACATGGACCTAGCACGTACTGATCTGCACTCTACCTTAATTCCATGTTCAGTGGTAGCATTAATTTGGTAATTAAATCTTCTCTCAGTTCTCCATCTTTAGTTTTTTTTGTACACAGTTCTCCATCTTTAGCTAATTGATTTATTAGCTGGTCTCAGTGTTCATCTGATGTTCTGTCAGCGGATTAGGGATTCAGAATTTCAGAACATTTTTGGGTTGTGTTTTAGTACAGATCCTGTTCACAGTTGCAAAATTTAGAGCCTTTTGATTCACATAATTCTATAAAGATGGCCAGCAGGAAAAACACAAAAATTGAAATGTCATGCTCGTATCATATGAAATCCTACAGGATTTTGGCCTATTTGATTGTGTCATGGAAAAAACAAAAGAATTCTTTCCAACAGGTTTGATAGGAGGAAAAAAAACTCCTCCCATCACGCGGTCGACCGGGAGGGATCTCTCACCACCATTGCCAATTTCCCCTCCCCTTCCTCGCCTCCAGCAGAGGACGCGGTCGAGCAAAGCCTCGCCGACGTCGGCAGCTGCAAGGCATTTCGCCTCCATGCACATGGTGCTGGTACGAGGCGGTGCCGTTAGGTTGGGATGCTATGCTGGTGAGGGAAGCGGTGGTGCGGCTTCAACGGCTTGGTGGGTCTATGTTGGGCTTCCAGAACATGTTTCTAGATTAGTTTAGAATTTCCGAACCACTCCCACTCGAAACCTGCGTTCGGAATTCTCAAGCGGCCTCGTTTGGAATTTGAGAAACACACATAGGGCACTTTGCCTGTAGCGACACCGTTTTCTCTGTAGCGCCCTGTTTCACACTATAGTGACCCGGTTTCCTATATAAGTACTGTGGCGAAtattattttttttaaatcacaaaTACTTCTTGAAAATTTGTGAAAAAAATATCCAAAATgactttttaaaattcatgaaccaTTTTTGGAAAACGAGAACAAATTTTTTTTTGGAAACATGAATAgattttttggaacaaaattttaaaatacGGAAGTTTTTGAAAGCACAAACATTGTTTTGAAgctttttttgaaaacatgaacatgcTTTGAAAATGTGATTTGTTTTCTGAAAGTTTGtacattttttggaaaaaatgtg
Protein-coding regions in this window:
- the LOC123168313 gene encoding pollen receptor-like kinase 4 — translated: MAGAPPLPARLLWIAVCVLLLPTAAHAARQLADSSPSPDAAADALLKLKSGIKDDAGVLRNWSPGTRPCAGAGSSWAGVICHKGEVTGLQLENMALSGTIDLRPLKGLRGLRSVSFMDNQFTGPMPDVNELPGLRAIFLSGNKFSGEIPADAFDGMSSLKKVALSKNNFSGPIPASLAGVPRLMDLLLDDNKFQGKIPDLPQKELKVVNVANNELEGEIPASLKSMGAAMFAGNKKLCSGLLDQKCAAPPTSLTPAPAKTETPPSSPPPAPAKTETPPSSDKGGAQPSTPAVPAAHKTTGPPADKATQDAAPKEPTEGSMSYGFLVAILGVLALLGFALLALQRRRREYDTENFGPSISKKPSMRKINAEPTKGDSGRMAASAGSPTAATASAAGGGTRKAGEQGRLTFVREDRGRLFELQDLLKATAEVLGGNAGSNLGLCYRATLTGGQSIVVKRFKEMNRVGREEFEEHMRRLGRLSHPNLLPLVAYYYRKEEKLLMHDYVQNKSLAHLLHGEGRGVKKAVVHWAARLKIIKGVASALSYMYDELPMLTVPHGHLKSSNILLDERFEPLMTDYALVPVMNQSHAAQLMVAFKSPERKQFGKSSKKSDVWCLGLLILEILTGRPPSYDLKASAAPEQEQQNPNDLAGLVASTPEENWLRKVVDPDLRFDDEADKAEAVKLIKIGLACCDGNAESRSELKDAVKGIEELKAKGRGDREDNSFYSSISDGTERDEDFTNVAIH